One genomic segment of Schistosoma haematobium chromosome 6, whole genome shotgun sequence includes these proteins:
- the TUBA3D_3 gene encoding Tubulin alpha-3C/D chain, variant 2 (EggNog:ENOG410V6GK~COG:Z): protein MRECISVHVGQAGVQMGNACWELYCLEHGIQADGQMPSDKTIGGEDDSFNTFFSETDSGKHVPRAIFVDLEPTVVDEVRTGTYRQLFHPEQLIIGKEDAANNYARGHYTIGKEIVDLVLDRIRKLADQCTGLQGFLIFHSFGGGTGSGFTSLLMERLSVEYGKKSKLEFSIYPAPQIATAVVEPYNSILTTHTTLEHSDCAFMVDNEAIYDICRRNLGIGRPTYTNLNRLIGQIVSSITASLRFDGALNVDLTEFQTNLVPYPRIHFPLATYSPVISAEKALHEQLSVAEITNACFEPANQMVKCDPRHGKYMSCCMLYRGDVVPKDVNAAIATIKTKRTIQFVDWCPTGFKVGINYQPPIVVPGGDLAKVQRAVCMLSNTTAIAEAWARLDHKFDLMYAKRAFVHWYVGEGMEEGEFSEAREDLAALEKDYEEVGVDSVEGEGDGEEY, encoded by the exons ATG AGGGAATGTATTAGCGTACATGTTGGTCAAGCTGGAGTTCAGATGGGCAATGCTTGTTGGGAATTATATTGTCTGGAACATGGAATTCAAGCTGATGGGCAAATGCCGAGTGATAAGACTATTGGAGGTGAAGATGATTCATTTAATACATTCTTCAGTGAAACTGATTCAGGAAAACATGTTCCAAGAGCAATATTTGTAGATTTAGAACCCACTGTAGTAGATGAGGTTCGGACTGGTACTTATCGTCAACTTTTTCATCCTGAGCAATTGATCATTGGTAAAGAAGATGCTGCAAACAATTATGCACGTGGTCATTACACAATTGGGAAAGAGATTGTTGATTTGGTATTAGATAGGATTCGTAAACTTGCTGATCAGTGTACCGGTCTTCAAGGGTTTCtgatatttcattcatttggtGGAGGCACCGGTTCAGGTTTCACATCTTTGTTGATGGAACGActgagtgttgaatatggaaAGAAATCAAAGCTTGAATTTTCTATTTACCCTGCTCCACAGATTGCAACTGCTGTTGTTGAACCTTACAATTCTATCTTAACAACGCATACAACTTTGGAACATTCGGATTGTGCATTTATGGTTGATAATGAAGCAATATATGACATATGTCG TCGTAATTTAGGCATTGGACGTCCAACTTACACGAACTTAAATCGCTTAATTGGTCAAATAGTGAGTTCTATTACAGCTTCTCTGCGTTTTGATGGAGCTTTGAATGTTGATCTCACTGAGTTTCAAACGAATTTGGTCCCTTATCCACGTATTCACTTCCCATTGGCAACATATTCACCTGTGATTTCAGCTGAAAAAGCACTTCATGAACAGTTAAGTGTTGCTGAGATTACTAATGCTTGCTTTGAGCCAGCAAATCAAATGGTCAAATGTGATCCTCGTCATGGTAAATACATGTCCTGCTGCATGTTGTACCGTGGTGATGTTGTTCCAAAGGATGTGAATGCAGCCATTGCCACCATTAAGACGAAACGGACAATTCAATTTGTTGATTGGTGCCCTACTGGCTTTAAAGTTGGGATCAACTATCAACCTCCTATAGTGGTTCCAGGTGGTGATTTAGCAAAGGTACAACGTGCTGTTTGTATGCTAAGTAATACAACAGCGATCGCAGAAGCTTGGGCTCGTTTAGATCACAAATTTGACTTGATGTATGCAAAACGTGCATTTGTCCATTGGTATGTCGGTGAAGGGATGGAGGAAGGCGAGTTTAGTGAGGCTCGTGAAGATCTTGCAGCTTTAGAGAAGGATTATGAAGAAGTTGGGGTTGATAGTGTTGAGGGTGAGGGTGATGGAGAAGAATACTGA
- the TUBA3D_3 gene encoding Tubulin alpha-3C/D chain (EggNog:ENOG410V6GK~COG:Z), translating into MISRNLGIGRPTYTNLNRLIGQIVSSITASLRFDGALNVDLTEFQTNLVPYPRIHFPLATYSPVISAEKALHEQLSVAEITNACFEPANQMVKCDPRHGKYMSCCMLYRGDVVPKDVNAAIATIKTKRTIQFVDWCPTGFKVGINYQPPIVVPGGDLAKVQRAVCMLSNTTAIAEAWARLDHKFDLMYAKRAFVHWYVGEGMEEGEFSEAREDLAALEKDYEEVGVDSVEGEGDGEEY; encoded by the coding sequence ATGATCAGTCGTAATTTAGGCATTGGACGTCCAACTTACACGAACTTAAATCGCTTAATTGGTCAAATAGTGAGTTCTATTACAGCTTCTCTGCGTTTTGATGGAGCTTTGAATGTTGATCTCACTGAGTTTCAAACGAATTTGGTCCCTTATCCACGTATTCACTTCCCATTGGCAACATATTCACCTGTGATTTCAGCTGAAAAAGCACTTCATGAACAGTTAAGTGTTGCTGAGATTACTAATGCTTGCTTTGAGCCAGCAAATCAAATGGTCAAATGTGATCCTCGTCATGGTAAATACATGTCCTGCTGCATGTTGTACCGTGGTGATGTTGTTCCAAAGGATGTGAATGCAGCCATTGCCACCATTAAGACGAAACGGACAATTCAATTTGTTGATTGGTGCCCTACTGGCTTTAAAGTTGGGATCAACTATCAACCTCCTATAGTGGTTCCAGGTGGTGATTTAGCAAAGGTACAACGTGCTGTTTGTATGCTAAGTAATACAACAGCGATCGCAGAAGCTTGGGCTCGTTTAGATCACAAATTTGACTTGATGTATGCAAAACGTGCATTTGTCCATTGGTATGTCGGTGAAGGGATGGAGGAAGGCGAGTTTAGTGAGGCTCGTGAAGATCTTGCAGCTTTAGAGAAGGATTATGAAGAAGTTGGGGTTGATAGTGTTGAGGGTGAGGGTGATGGAGAAGAATACTGA